The following are encoded together in the Naumannella cuiyingiana genome:
- a CDS encoding ABC transporter ATP-binding protein, protein MSTSVESARPAARPEGDVIIEATDLVKHYPIKGGVLRTTKGHVRALDGVSLKLYKGETLGIVGESGCGKSTLGRMLMRLEEPTSGTLTFDGVDVYSQSGPEMRRLRRDIQMVFQDPYTSLNPRMTVGDIVGEPFDIHPDALTRGTSKRKRVQELLELVGMNPEHIGRYPHQFSGGQRQRIGIARGIALNPKVLVCDEPVSALDVSVQAQVVNLMEKLQDELGLAYVFIAHDLSVVRHISDRVAVMYLGKIVEVGDEQQIYERPTHPYTQALLSAVPVPDPTKRDTRRQIVLSGDVPSPANPPSGCRFHTRCWKAKDVCSVDDPPLIDHPDGVSEHPSACHFAEPVRVV, encoded by the coding sequence ATGTCGACGAGCGTTGAGTCCGCGCGTCCGGCCGCCCGGCCGGAGGGCGATGTGATCATCGAGGCGACCGATCTGGTCAAGCACTATCCGATCAAGGGCGGCGTGCTGCGTACCACCAAGGGCCACGTGCGGGCCCTGGACGGTGTGTCGTTGAAGCTCTACAAGGGCGAGACCCTCGGCATCGTCGGCGAGTCGGGCTGCGGCAAGTCCACCCTCGGCCGGATGCTGATGCGGCTGGAGGAGCCGACGTCCGGCACGCTGACCTTCGACGGCGTCGACGTCTACTCCCAGTCCGGCCCCGAGATGCGTCGCCTGCGCCGCGACATCCAGATGGTCTTCCAGGACCCCTACACCTCGCTGAACCCCCGGATGACGGTCGGCGACATTGTCGGCGAACCCTTCGACATCCACCCCGATGCGCTGACGCGGGGCACGTCGAAGCGCAAGCGCGTCCAGGAGCTGCTGGAGCTGGTCGGGATGAATCCCGAGCACATCGGCCGCTATCCCCACCAGTTCTCCGGCGGCCAGCGCCAGCGCATCGGGATCGCCCGCGGGATCGCGCTGAACCCGAAGGTGCTGGTCTGCGACGAGCCGGTCTCCGCGCTCGACGTCTCGGTCCAGGCCCAGGTGGTCAACCTGATGGAGAAGCTGCAGGACGAGCTCGGGTTGGCCTATGTCTTCATCGCCCACGACCTGTCGGTCGTCCGGCACATCTCCGACCGGGTCGCGGTGATGTATCTGGGCAAGATCGTCGAGGTGGGCGATGAGCAGCAGATCTATGAGCGGCCGACGCACCCCTACACCCAGGCGCTGCTGTCGGCGGTGCCGGTGCCGGACCCGACCAAGCGCGACACCCGCCGCCAGATCGTGCTGTCCGGCGATGTGCCCAGCCCCGCGAACCCGCCGTCGGGTTGCCGCTTCCACACCCGCTGCTGGAAGGCCAAGGATGTCTGCTCGGTCGACGACCCGCCGTTGATCGATCACCCCGACGGCGTCAGCGAGCATCCCTCGGCCTGTCACTTCGCCGAGCCCGTCCGGGTCGTCTGA
- a CDS encoding flavin reductase family protein has protein sequence MSEPASAGDRDDLVAGPGAAARSSRLRTTMARFATGVTVVTTRGDGGRWHAMTANSFTSVSLDPPLVLLSVATSTRFHRPLTESGDFAVSVLSADQAAVAAHFARSGRDLASQFDGVAHRVGQLGLPLLTGALAWLECRTVERVAAGDHTLFVASVLTAEPADAAADLAPLLFYGSRYLGAENA, from the coding sequence GTGAGCGAACCCGCAAGCGCCGGCGACCGCGACGATCTGGTCGCCGGCCCCGGTGCCGCGGCGCGGTCGTCGCGGCTGCGGACGACGATGGCGAGATTCGCCACCGGGGTCACGGTGGTCACGACGCGCGGCGACGGCGGTCGGTGGCATGCGATGACGGCCAACTCGTTCACCAGCGTCTCCCTGGACCCGCCGCTGGTGCTGTTGAGCGTCGCGACGAGCACCAGGTTCCACCGCCCACTGACCGAGTCCGGGGACTTCGCCGTGTCGGTGCTGTCCGCCGACCAGGCGGCGGTCGCCGCGCACTTCGCCCGCTCCGGGCGCGATCTGGCCAGCCAGTTCGACGGGGTCGCGCACCGGGTGGGGCAGCTCGGCCTGCCGCTGCTGACCGGCGCGCTCGCCTGGCTCGAGTGCCGGACGGTGGAACGGGTGGCGGCGGGCGACCACACCTTGTTCGTCGCCTCGGTGCTGACGGCCGAGCCGGCAGACGCGGCCGCGGACCTCGCCCCCCTGCTGTTCTACGGGAGCCGCTACCTGGGCGCAGAGAATGCGTGA
- a CDS encoding ABC transporter ATP-binding protein, with the protein MSNPKLDEELVEARTADDRFVPVDGETLLEVDDLQVEFRTRDGVAKAINGVSFDLRSGETLAILGESGSGKSVTAQAIMGILDSPPGFVTGGSIRYCGQDLLAMREKERRAIRGPEISMIFQDALSSLNPVFPVGWQIAEMLRVHRGMNRSDAKAQAIKLMERVNIPGAKQRVNAFPHQFSGGMRQRIMIAMAIALNPAVLIADEPTTALDVTVQAQIMALLAELQAERQMGLILITHDLGVVADVADRIAVMYAGRIVESAGVFEIYDRPAHPYTLGLLESIPRLDQKGQELTAIGGLPPNLMRIPPGCAFNPRCRFARDLCREGGAPPLIEVAPGHTSACHFTEEVLHVDER; encoded by the coding sequence ATGTCCAATCCGAAGCTTGACGAGGAGCTCGTCGAGGCGCGCACCGCCGACGACCGCTTCGTCCCGGTCGACGGCGAGACCCTGCTCGAGGTCGATGACCTGCAGGTCGAGTTCCGCACCCGCGACGGGGTGGCGAAGGCGATCAACGGTGTGTCCTTCGATCTGCGGTCGGGCGAGACGTTGGCGATCCTGGGGGAGTCCGGGTCCGGCAAGTCCGTGACGGCCCAGGCGATCATGGGCATCCTGGACAGCCCGCCCGGTTTCGTCACCGGCGGCTCGATCCGCTATTGCGGCCAGGATCTGCTGGCCATGCGCGAGAAGGAACGCCGGGCGATCCGCGGCCCCGAGATCTCGATGATCTTCCAGGACGCGCTGTCGTCGCTGAACCCGGTCTTTCCGGTCGGCTGGCAGATCGCGGAGATGCTGCGGGTGCACCGCGGGATGAATCGCTCCGACGCCAAGGCCCAGGCCATCAAGCTGATGGAGCGGGTGAACATCCCCGGAGCCAAGCAGCGGGTGAACGCGTTCCCGCACCAGTTCTCCGGCGGCATGAGGCAGCGGATCATGATCGCCATGGCGATCGCGCTGAATCCGGCGGTGCTGATCGCCGACGAGCCGACGACGGCGCTCGACGTGACCGTCCAGGCGCAGATCATGGCGCTGCTGGCCGAGTTGCAGGCCGAACGGCAGATGGGCCTCATCCTGATCACCCACGATCTCGGTGTGGTGGCCGACGTGGCCGATCGGATCGCGGTGATGTATGCCGGCCGGATCGTGGAGTCGGCCGGTGTCTTCGAGATCTACGATCGCCCGGCGCACCCGTACACGCTGGGCCTGCTGGAATCCATTCCGCGGCTGGACCAGAAGGGCCAGGAGCTGACGGCGATCGGCGGCCTGCCACCCAATCTGATGCGGATCCCGCCGGGCTGCGCGTTCAATCCGCGATGCCGGTTCGCGCGCGACCTGTGCCGCGAGGGCGGGGCGCCGCCGCTGATCGAGGTGGCTCCCGGCCACACCTCAGCCTGCCATTTCACCGAGGAGGTGCTCCATGTCGACGAGCGTTGA
- a CDS encoding VanW family protein produces MTTTTKAGSRPDPSRDKPRRRGWVVGLVVALFVLALGGLYLAGYLAAGDVVPRNASVAGISLGGLPRAEANDKLRAELAEAESAELELRAGEKTATVKPADAGLAIDYEATLAATGVGRSASPAHILRVLTGGGATEPVVAVDEAALTAAVDAAAKQLDTEPKDASIKFDVPREGAPKIVKEPGQQSVRVDRAAAAEELRSAYLTATTVPVTAAVQDPDISTAEVEQLATEWAEPAISGPITAKTDKGEFKVTERAIAKSTRFEAVDGAPKARIDAKELRSQTNPEITKNVKLSKPQDAGFRFEGGRPVVTKSKDGDDIMPDKLLAAVEPVVTKSEGRSIEVPIDQAKAELDAAAAEKLGVKEVVGEFTTRFPHADYRNANIGRAAEVLTGVLIKPDETFSFNETVGERTTANGFVEGTIISNGRFVKETGGGVSQSVTTLYNAGFFAGLEDVEHWPHTLYIDRYPVGREATVAWGSKDLKIKNNTPYGVVIQGIINKSTPGNRGSITFKMWSTKYYEVKTAEPRKSDFYTDPPTTDSSSSCQPQGEVPGFTATYWRELYRDGKLAKPRENYSWRYYATREVTCN; encoded by the coding sequence TTGACAACCACCACGAAGGCCGGCTCGCGCCCCGACCCGTCCCGTGACAAGCCGCGGCGCCGCGGCTGGGTCGTCGGGTTGGTGGTCGCCCTGTTCGTGCTGGCGCTCGGCGGGCTGTACCTGGCGGGTTATCTCGCCGCCGGCGATGTCGTCCCGCGCAATGCTTCCGTGGCGGGCATCTCGCTGGGCGGCCTGCCGCGTGCCGAGGCGAACGACAAGCTGCGCGCCGAGCTGGCCGAGGCCGAGTCCGCCGAGCTGGAGCTGCGGGCGGGGGAGAAGACGGCCACGGTGAAACCCGCCGACGCCGGTCTGGCCATCGACTACGAGGCGACGCTGGCGGCGACCGGCGTGGGCCGAAGCGCATCGCCGGCCCACATCCTGCGGGTGCTGACCGGCGGTGGGGCGACCGAGCCGGTCGTCGCCGTCGACGAGGCGGCGCTGACGGCCGCGGTCGACGCGGCCGCCAAGCAGCTCGACACCGAGCCCAAGGACGCCTCGATCAAGTTCGACGTGCCGCGGGAGGGTGCCCCGAAGATCGTCAAGGAGCCCGGCCAGCAGTCGGTCCGGGTCGATCGCGCGGCGGCCGCCGAGGAGCTGCGGTCGGCGTACCTGACCGCCACCACGGTCCCGGTGACCGCGGCGGTGCAGGATCCCGACATCAGCACCGCCGAGGTCGAGCAGCTCGCGACCGAGTGGGCCGAGCCCGCGATCTCCGGCCCGATCACGGCCAAGACCGACAAGGGCGAGTTCAAGGTCACCGAGCGTGCCATCGCCAAGTCGACCAGGTTCGAGGCTGTCGACGGCGCACCGAAGGCCAGGATCGACGCCAAGGAACTGCGCAGCCAGACCAATCCCGAGATCACCAAGAACGTCAAGCTGAGCAAGCCCCAGGACGCCGGATTCCGCTTCGAGGGCGGGCGCCCGGTGGTGACCAAATCCAAGGACGGCGACGACATCATGCCGGACAAGCTGCTCGCCGCCGTCGAGCCGGTCGTCACCAAGTCCGAGGGGCGCTCGATCGAGGTGCCCATCGACCAGGCCAAGGCCGAACTGGACGCCGCCGCGGCGGAGAAGCTCGGCGTGAAGGAGGTCGTGGGCGAGTTCACCACCCGGTTCCCGCACGCCGACTACCGCAATGCCAACATCGGCCGGGCGGCCGAGGTCCTGACCGGGGTGTTGATCAAGCCGGACGAGACCTTCTCGTTCAACGAGACCGTCGGCGAGCGGACGACCGCCAACGGATTCGTCGAAGGCACGATCATCTCCAACGGCCGATTCGTCAAGGAGACCGGCGGCGGCGTCTCGCAGTCGGTGACGACGCTCTACAACGCCGGCTTCTTCGCCGGTCTGGAGGACGTGGAGCACTGGCCGCACACCCTCTACATCGATCGCTACCCGGTTGGTCGCGAGGCGACGGTGGCCTGGGGCTCGAAGGATCTCAAGATCAAGAACAACACCCCCTACGGCGTGGTGATCCAGGGCATCATCAACAAGTCGACGCCCGGCAATCGCGGCTCGATCACCTTCAAGATGTGGTCCACCAAGTACTACGAGGTGAAGACCGCCGAGCCACGCAAGTCCGACTTCTACACCGACCCGCCGACCACCGACAGCTCGTCCTCCTGCCAGCCGCAGGGCGAGGTGCCGGGCTTCACCGCCACCTACTGGCGCGAGCTCTATCGCGACGGCAAGCTCGCCAAGCCGCGGGAGAACTACTCCTGGCGCTACTACGCGACCCGCGAGGTCACCTGCAACTGA
- the mshB gene encoding N-acetyl-1-D-myo-inositol-2-amino-2-deoxy-alpha-D-glucopyranoside deacetylase translates to MIPHDERRLMLVHAHPDDESSQTALTMAKYAAQGARVTLVTATLGELGEIVSDRLKHLTPEQLGRHRLGELDKAMAELGITDAVRLGGDFRYHDSGMAYAEDGSVVPGTEVPEGAFWHADLREAADLLVALIRDRRPQVMITYDDFGGYGHPDHIQAHRVTMYAYLLAAIDGYRPDLGEPWQVSRLFWSTWARGAVRELIRALREAGDTESFGGLDPDSDRLPMGVPDELISVGVHAPEHAAAKEAALRAHESQVNLDDGFFAAFAAAAQRAPQVAGTESYRLAAGIAMPPGPPADDLFAGLS, encoded by the coding sequence GTGATTCCGCACGATGAACGCCGGCTGATGCTGGTGCATGCCCATCCCGACGACGAGTCCAGCCAGACCGCGCTGACGATGGCGAAGTACGCCGCCCAGGGTGCCCGGGTCACCCTGGTGACGGCCACTCTCGGCGAGCTCGGGGAGATCGTCTCCGACCGACTCAAGCACCTCACGCCCGAGCAGCTCGGTCGGCACCGGCTGGGCGAACTGGACAAGGCGATGGCCGAATTGGGGATCACCGATGCGGTACGCCTCGGCGGCGACTTCCGCTATCACGATTCGGGCATGGCCTATGCCGAGGACGGCTCCGTGGTTCCGGGGACCGAGGTGCCCGAGGGCGCGTTCTGGCATGCGGACCTGCGCGAGGCCGCCGATCTGTTGGTGGCCCTGATCCGGGACCGGCGCCCGCAGGTGATGATCACCTACGACGACTTCGGCGGCTACGGCCATCCCGATCACATCCAGGCGCATCGGGTGACGATGTATGCCTATCTGCTGGCCGCGATCGACGGCTACCGGCCCGATCTCGGCGAGCCGTGGCAGGTGTCGCGCCTGTTCTGGTCGACCTGGGCCCGAGGCGCGGTACGCGAACTCATCCGCGCGCTGCGCGAGGCCGGCGACACCGAGTCCTTCGGCGGCCTCGACCCGGACTCCGACCGGCTGCCGATGGGCGTACCCGACGAACTGATCTCGGTCGGCGTCCACGCACCAGAACATGCCGCCGCGAAGGAGGCGGCCCTGCGCGCACACGAATCGCAGGTCAACCTCGACGACGGATTCTTCGCGGCCTTCGCCGCGGCGGCCCAGCGGGCACCCCAGGTGGCCGGCACCGAGAGCTACCGGCTGGCGGCGGGCATCGCGATGCCCCCGGGGCCGCCCGCGGACGACCTGTTCGCCGGCCTGTCGTGA